In one window of Frigoriglobus tundricola DNA:
- a CDS encoding DUF1552 domain-containing protein: MIRTLPNRRVVLRAAGVSLALPWLESVCSAGSGTPSAAPQRLVFVYAPNGKHMPDWAPTTEGAKFDLPATLKPLEAVRDHVSVLSGLCLRTATAGGDGPGDHARAMAAFLTGVRPKKTSGADVRNGVSVDQVAATVLGRATRFASLEVGCEGGKTAGPCDNGYSCAYQTNLSWRGESTPMPKETDPRRVFDHLFGDMVGADADPARAKRDRDRRSVLDFVAEDARELGGKLAGTDRRKLDEYLTGVREIEQRIQKAQPQVALGADALARPTGVPEQFGEHARLLGDLVVLAFQADLTRVVTFALGNDGSNRSYREVGVADGHHDLSHHAGDAGKHGKLRAINRLHVAQFAHLVERLKGTRESDGPLLNRCTVVYGSGIRDGDRHDHDDLPILLAGGGARAAKGGRHIRYAAGTPLCNLYLALLDRVGIRSDRFGDSTGPLAGLDG; encoded by the coding sequence GTGATCCGCACGTTACCCAATCGCCGGGTGGTTCTACGCGCCGCGGGAGTGTCGCTCGCTCTGCCGTGGCTGGAATCGGTCTGTTCGGCGGGCTCCGGAACCCCATCGGCGGCGCCGCAGCGATTGGTGTTCGTCTACGCTCCCAACGGCAAGCACATGCCCGACTGGGCGCCGACCACCGAGGGGGCGAAATTCGATCTGCCCGCCACGCTCAAGCCACTCGAAGCCGTTCGAGATCACGTCAGCGTGCTATCGGGGTTGTGCCTGCGGACCGCCACGGCAGGGGGCGACGGTCCCGGCGACCACGCCCGCGCGATGGCCGCGTTTCTGACCGGCGTGCGGCCGAAGAAGACCTCCGGGGCCGACGTGCGCAACGGCGTTTCCGTCGATCAGGTGGCCGCCACGGTCCTCGGCCGCGCGACGCGGTTCGCGTCGCTGGAAGTCGGCTGTGAGGGCGGGAAGACCGCCGGCCCTTGCGACAACGGGTACAGTTGCGCGTACCAAACGAACCTGTCGTGGCGGGGCGAGTCCACGCCCATGCCCAAGGAAACCGACCCCCGACGGGTGTTCGACCACCTGTTCGGCGACATGGTCGGTGCCGACGCCGACCCGGCGCGTGCGAAGCGCGACCGGGACCGCCGCAGCGTGCTGGACTTCGTCGCGGAGGACGCCCGCGAACTGGGGGGGAAGCTTGCGGGTACGGACCGGCGGAAGCTCGACGAGTACCTGACCGGGGTGCGCGAAATCGAGCAGCGCATCCAAAAGGCGCAACCACAGGTCGCGCTCGGGGCGGACGCGCTCGCGCGCCCCACGGGTGTGCCCGAACAGTTCGGTGAGCACGCCCGGCTGCTCGGCGACCTGGTGGTACTCGCGTTCCAGGCCGATCTCACGCGGGTGGTGACCTTCGCTCTGGGCAACGACGGCAGCAACCGGAGTTACCGAGAGGTCGGCGTGGCCGATGGGCACCACGACCTTTCGCACCACGCGGGCGACGCGGGCAAGCACGGTAAACTGCGCGCGATCAATAGACTTCATGTGGCGCAGTTCGCACACTTGGTGGAACGGCTGAAGGGCACTCGTGAGAGCGACGGTCCGCTCCTCAACCGCTGCACCGTCGTTTACGGAAGCGGCATTCGCGACGGGGACCGCCACGACCACGACGACCTCCCCATCCTGCTCGCCGGTGGGGGCGCTCGCGCAGCGAAGGGCGGGCGCCACATTCGCTATGCGGCCGGCACGCCGCTTTGCAACCTGTACCTCGCGCTCCTCGACCGGGTCGGCATCCGGTCCGATCGGTTCGGTGACAGCACCGGCCCACTGGCCGGACTGGACGGCTGA
- a CDS encoding TetR/AcrR family transcriptional regulator, which yields MAAALRLFCARGFAAVSTQDICDTAGVQKGSLYHFFKAKIDVAIAALERYGDSVANVFRAAAEGRDLPERKLLKIFEGAQAMGECHQAEAGVMYGCLHGNLSLELAAADERVRACLVGITRRWIMTLNPIMEELMAARVIPLGDPHTAGHTVLAYLHGVVLMAKAANEPALILRMGQQAIGLLGGRVGPSR from the coding sequence GTGGCAGCAGCGCTGAGGCTGTTTTGCGCCCGCGGCTTCGCGGCCGTCAGCACCCAGGATATTTGCGACACGGCGGGCGTGCAGAAGGGCAGCCTTTATCACTTCTTTAAGGCCAAGATCGATGTCGCCATCGCCGCCCTAGAGCGCTACGGGGACAGCGTCGCGAACGTGTTCCGGGCCGCGGCGGAGGGCCGGGACCTACCCGAGCGAAAACTTCTGAAGATTTTCGAGGGGGCTCAGGCAATGGGTGAGTGCCACCAGGCTGAGGCCGGCGTCATGTACGGCTGTCTGCATGGGAATCTCTCCCTGGAGCTAGCGGCCGCAGACGAGCGGGTCCGAGCCTGCCTGGTCGGTATCACCCGCCGGTGGATCATGACTCTGAACCCGATCATGGAAGAATTGATGGCGGCCCGGGTCATACCTCTGGGTGACCCCCACACGGCCGGGCACACCGTGCTCGCTTACCTCCACGGTGTCGTCCTCATGGCAAAGGCGGCCAACGAGCCGGCTCTCATCCTACGCATGGGCCAGCAGGCGATCGGCCTCCTCGGCGGCCGGGTCGGACCGAGCCGGTGA
- the msrP gene encoding protein-methionine-sulfoxide reductase catalytic subunit MsrP yields MSGPGRIPSSEITPEALYLSRRAFLRAGVAAASVTVTGVAYRRLNRVGSMGIETDQIPGLIPAPEGAEGLASGFRVDERATPLSSVGNYNNFYEFTTDKEGVAAAAAGFVSRPWTVSVDGMVHKPRVFALDELLGLGPLEERVYRMRCVEGWSMVIPWAGLPLARVLARVEPMGGARYVAFETLRDPARFPGQRGTVLDWPYVEGLRLDEAMHPLTILAAGLYGRDLPPQNGAPLRLVVPWKYGFKGIKSVVKITLVSDVPPTTWNKSAPGEYGFFSNVNPAVPHPRWSQATERRIGEAGRRPTLLFNGYADQVAHLYAGMDLKANY; encoded by the coding sequence ATGTCCGGTCCGGGTCGCATCCCGTCAAGCGAGATCACGCCAGAAGCGTTGTACTTGAGCCGCCGCGCGTTCCTTCGGGCCGGGGTCGCGGCGGCCAGTGTGACGGTGACCGGGGTCGCTTACCGACGGCTCAACCGGGTCGGGTCGATGGGGATCGAGACGGATCAGATTCCGGGTCTGATACCCGCCCCGGAGGGGGCGGAGGGGTTGGCCAGCGGGTTCCGTGTGGACGAACGAGCGACACCATTATCGAGTGTCGGAAACTACAACAACTTCTACGAGTTCACGACCGACAAAGAGGGGGTAGCGGCTGCGGCCGCGGGGTTCGTCTCGCGCCCCTGGACCGTGTCCGTCGACGGGATGGTCCACAAGCCCCGGGTGTTCGCTCTGGACGAGTTGCTGGGGCTCGGCCCGCTCGAAGAGCGGGTGTACCGGATGCGGTGTGTCGAGGGCTGGTCCATGGTCATCCCGTGGGCCGGGCTCCCGCTGGCCCGGGTGCTCGCCCGGGTGGAGCCGATGGGCGGCGCGAGGTACGTCGCCTTCGAGACCCTCCGCGACCCCGCCCGCTTCCCGGGGCAACGGGGCACCGTCCTCGATTGGCCGTACGTCGAGGGGCTCCGTCTGGACGAGGCCATGCACCCGCTGACGATCCTGGCGGCCGGCCTGTACGGCCGCGATCTGCCGCCCCAGAACGGTGCCCCGCTCCGGCTGGTGGTGCCCTGGAAGTACGGGTTCAAGGGGATCAAGTCCGTCGTGAAGATCACCCTCGTGTCGGACGTGCCGCCGACAACATGGAACAAGTCTGCGCCCGGGGAGTACGGGTTCTTCTCGAACGTCAACCCGGCCGTCCCGCACCCCCGGTGGAGCCAAGCGACCGAGCGGCGGATCGGCGAGGCCGGCCGCCGGCCGACGCTCCTGTTCAACGGGTACGCCGACCAGGTGGCGCACCTGTACGCGGGCATGGACCTGAAAGCCAACTACTGA
- a CDS encoding ferric reductase-like transmembrane domain-containing protein — protein sequence MPVALLGWDAWCGRLGANPANFAIRTTGLLALIFLVLSLAVTPASRITGWGWLGPFRRMLGLYAFFHAALHFFLYFWFDRSASVRDTASEIWLRPYLLVGAVGLGLMVPLAATSTDRMIRRLGPARWKSLHRLAYVAAAAGALHFYLLVKADVTRPAAFAAALGVLLGYRLVAHYLRLRADARKYRTAGPAAPSRPTFWAGKLRVARVFVETPEVRTFRLASGTGPGLPFDFAPGQYLNLSLVIDGVRVRRSYTIASSPTRVGYCEITVKREDKGLSSRHLHDAVRAGDWIDVQAPAGRFTFTGAEAGSVVLIAGGVGITPLMSKVRYLTDLSWPGEIYLIFSAKTEDEIIFRSELDALRVRHPNLHVTVTLTRSARPDWAGERGRVTPDLLTRVVPEIASRRVHVCGPTEMTDSTREMLLGLGVPAGSVHVESFTSPSRSAAGPVVQATADRSPVPIEGAADATVTFARSGATTLASTNRTVLEVAEASGVAINYDCRAGICGQCKVKLLSGRVVMDAEDALDAADRAAGVILSCQARCVDHVIVDA from the coding sequence GTGCCGGTCGCCCTCCTCGGGTGGGACGCCTGGTGCGGCCGACTGGGAGCCAATCCGGCCAACTTCGCCATCCGCACGACCGGGCTGCTGGCCCTCATCTTCCTCGTTCTGTCGCTGGCCGTCACCCCCGCCAGCCGGATCACCGGGTGGGGGTGGCTCGGGCCGTTTCGGCGGATGCTCGGGCTCTACGCCTTCTTTCACGCCGCCCTCCACTTCTTCCTGTACTTCTGGTTCGACCGTTCGGCGAGCGTGCGCGACACGGCGTCGGAAATCTGGTTGCGACCTTACCTCCTTGTGGGCGCGGTCGGGCTGGGGCTCATGGTCCCGCTCGCCGCGACCTCGACGGACCGCATGATCCGGCGACTGGGTCCGGCGCGGTGGAAGTCCCTGCACCGGTTGGCGTACGTCGCAGCGGCGGCCGGGGCGCTGCACTTCTACCTGCTCGTGAAGGCCGACGTCACCCGACCGGCCGCGTTCGCCGCCGCCCTGGGGGTGCTCCTGGGCTACCGCCTCGTCGCGCACTACCTGCGGCTGCGGGCGGACGCTCGGAAGTACCGCACCGCCGGCCCGGCCGCCCCCTCCCGACCAACGTTCTGGGCCGGGAAGCTCCGGGTCGCCCGGGTGTTCGTTGAGACCCCTGAGGTTCGCACCTTCCGCCTGGCGTCGGGTACCGGCCCCGGGCTGCCGTTCGACTTCGCCCCGGGCCAGTATCTGAACCTGTCGCTCGTGATCGACGGGGTGCGGGTTCGGCGGTCGTACACGATCGCCTCGTCGCCCACGCGAGTGGGCTACTGCGAGATCACAGTCAAGCGGGAGGACAAGGGGCTGAGTTCGCGGCACCTGCACGACGCCGTTCGGGCCGGCGACTGGATCGACGTGCAGGCCCCGGCGGGCCGGTTCACGTTCACCGGGGCGGAGGCCGGCAGCGTGGTCCTGATCGCCGGGGGCGTCGGGATCACGCCCCTGATGTCCAAGGTCCGCTACCTCACGGACCTGAGTTGGCCGGGGGAAATCTACCTCATTTTTTCGGCGAAGACCGAGGACGAGATCATCTTCCGGAGCGAGCTCGATGCCCTGCGCGTGCGGCACCCGAACCTGCACGTCACCGTCACCCTCACGCGGTCCGCTCGGCCGGACTGGGCCGGGGAGCGCGGGCGGGTCACCCCGGATCTGCTGACCCGCGTGGTTCCGGAGATCGCCTCGCGCCGGGTCCACGTCTGCGGCCCGACCGAGATGACCGATTCGACCCGGGAGATGCTGCTCGGCCTGGGGGTGCCCGCTGGGTCGGTCCACGTCGAATCGTTCACGTCGCCCAGTCGCTCGGCCGCCGGGCCCGTGGTCCAGGCGACTGCCGACCGCAGCCCGGTCCCGATCGAGGGGGCGGCCGACGCAACAGTGACCTTCGCCCGGTCGGGCGCGACGACGCTGGCCTCGACCAACCGCACGGTGCTGGAGGTCGCCGAGGCATCGGGCGTCGCCATCAATTACGACTGCCGGGCGGGCATCTGTGGGCAGTGCAAGGTCAAGCTACTTTCGGGCCGAGTGGTCATGGACGCCGAAGACGCCCTCGACGCGGCGGACCGCGCGGCCGGCGTCATCTTGAGCTGCCAGGCCCGGTGCGTCGATCATGTCATTGTCGATGCTTGA
- a CDS encoding BBP7 family outer membrane beta-barrel protein, whose protein sequence is MRYALPVAVSCFIAWGSVVRAQEVVPLPPPDPLPPGVQATPPQVNILQNLVQQPTSPPGPNAPGQPGQPFQPILPPSAGGSGPPPGYYGAPPPGYNGPPPGYYGPPPPGYYGQLPPGMVPPPPGYDGMPPVVYRRRPIAYTGDPASDPNLWMTFDALVWWSKNQPLSVPVVTTGPGSQGSNAGALGAPGTTSLNQPLRYGGTGGIWVDVGGWFDAGHRFGLEGELFSLGQQSAGFSVYDRSGTGSFVVNEPVSGVPFSTQVSAPGVQTGGVDVHTTSELWGGGFNGLFNVFRRDGLTVSLMGGFRYIELEEHLDVVANSALFTQTTYTDNLGNTLATAPAGSTVTVVDQFGVRNEFYGGQIGVKFQYMMGRWSFSGTETLAIGATHESVTINGATNVYPVNSAPVYLSGGNYATSQIGHYAVNRFAVNPGVMLNLGYQFTPFIRGTIGYNFLYLSNVMRPGNQIDNTYDGVIHPVVPMKSTSYWSQGLRLGLQISF, encoded by the coding sequence ATGCGATACGCGCTTCCCGTTGCCGTTTCGTGCTTCATCGCCTGGGGGAGTGTCGTTCGGGCTCAAGAAGTGGTACCGCTGCCCCCGCCCGACCCGCTGCCGCCCGGGGTTCAAGCCACGCCGCCCCAGGTGAACATCCTTCAGAACCTCGTTCAGCAGCCGACTTCTCCCCCAGGGCCTAATGCTCCCGGCCAGCCCGGTCAGCCGTTCCAGCCCATTCTGCCGCCGAGTGCGGGGGGCAGCGGGCCGCCGCCGGGTTATTACGGCGCGCCGCCTCCAGGTTACAACGGCCCGCCGCCGGGTTATTACGGTCCGCCGCCCCCGGGGTACTACGGCCAACTGCCGCCGGGAATGGTGCCCCCGCCGCCGGGGTACGACGGCATGCCACCCGTCGTGTACCGGCGCCGGCCGATCGCGTACACGGGTGACCCCGCCAGTGACCCCAACCTCTGGATGACGTTTGACGCACTCGTGTGGTGGTCGAAGAACCAGCCGCTCTCGGTGCCGGTGGTGACCACCGGGCCGGGGTCTCAGGGGAGCAACGCGGGCGCGCTCGGCGCGCCGGGCACGACCTCGCTCAACCAGCCGCTCCGGTACGGCGGAACGGGAGGCATCTGGGTGGACGTGGGCGGCTGGTTCGATGCGGGGCACCGGTTCGGGCTTGAGGGCGAGTTGTTCTCGCTCGGCCAACAGAGCGCCGGGTTCAGCGTGTATGACCGCTCCGGGACCGGCAGCTTCGTGGTCAACGAACCGGTCTCGGGTGTGCCGTTCTCGACCCAGGTGAGCGCCCCCGGCGTTCAGACCGGCGGGGTCGATGTGCACACCACCAGTGAACTCTGGGGCGGCGGGTTCAACGGCCTGTTCAACGTGTTCCGCCGCGACGGCCTGACGGTCTCGCTCATGGGCGGCTTCCGCTACATCGAACTGGAGGAGCACCTGGACGTCGTCGCCAACTCGGCGCTGTTCACGCAGACCACCTATACGGACAACTTGGGGAACACCCTGGCGACCGCGCCGGCGGGCTCGACGGTGACGGTCGTCGATCAGTTCGGCGTCCGGAACGAGTTCTACGGCGGGCAGATCGGGGTCAAGTTCCAATACATGATGGGCCGGTGGTCGTTCAGCGGCACGGAGACGCTCGCCATCGGGGCGACGCACGAGTCGGTGACGATCAACGGGGCGACGAACGTGTACCCCGTGAACAGCGCGCCGGTGTACCTGTCCGGGGGCAACTACGCGACGTCGCAGATCGGGCACTACGCGGTCAACCGGTTCGCGGTGAACCCGGGGGTGATGCTGAACCTCGGGTACCAGTTCACGCCCTTCATCCGCGGCACCATCGGGTACAACTTTCTGTACCTGAGCAACGTCATGCGGCCCGGGAACCAAATCGATAACACTTACGACGGAGTGATTCACCCCGTCGTGCCGATGAAGAGTACGTCGTACTGGAGCCAGGGGCTCCGGCTCGGGCTGCAAATCAGCTTCTGA
- a CDS encoding TIGR03000 domain-containing protein — protein sequence MNRTHRVFRSLPKLVLTAVALGIGTNEALAVGGGGHGGGGHGGGAGHVGAFHGGYGHGYGYGHGRGYWGGGYWGGYWGPYGYWGYPYGFGLGIGVGYGYGYGSGYGGYNYLGYPYYGSGYGYPYYGSPASIYGAPSPAAVDPYYGHVFPYGVVGSSTTSAPSSSLSVLPGAGPAPAPGGVQGPPVASADTEVTLIVRVPANAKVWVNGVKTTQNGTRREFTSSGLTPGRSYTFLVRAQWGESDGNAVDNDRRITVQAGERRAIDFGAAVPAVAVPAIANP from the coding sequence ATGAACCGCACACATCGGGTTTTCCGGTCGCTGCCGAAACTCGTGCTTACGGCGGTGGCGCTCGGTATCGGGACGAACGAGGCCCTCGCGGTCGGGGGCGGTGGTCATGGTGGCGGTGGGCACGGTGGGGGGGCGGGACACGTCGGCGCCTTCCACGGGGGCTACGGCCACGGATACGGTTACGGCCACGGCCGCGGGTATTGGGGCGGTGGGTACTGGGGCGGCTACTGGGGGCCCTACGGTTACTGGGGCTACCCTTACGGTTTCGGGCTGGGGATCGGGGTGGGTTACGGTTACGGCTACGGGTCCGGCTACGGTGGGTACAACTACCTCGGGTACCCTTACTACGGGAGCGGTTACGGCTACCCGTACTACGGCAGCCCGGCGAGCATTTACGGCGCGCCCAGCCCCGCGGCTGTGGACCCCTACTACGGCCACGTGTTCCCTTATGGTGTGGTCGGCTCCTCGACGACCTCGGCGCCGTCGTCCAGTCTCTCCGTGTTGCCGGGTGCGGGGCCGGCTCCCGCTCCGGGCGGCGTGCAGGGACCGCCGGTGGCGTCCGCCGATACCGAAGTGACGCTGATCGTCCGCGTGCCGGCGAACGCGAAGGTCTGGGTGAACGGCGTGAAGACGACCCAGAACGGGACGCGGCGCGAGTTCACCTCCTCGGGACTTACCCCGGGCCGCAGCTACACGTTCCTCGTTCGCGCGCAGTGGGGTGAGTCGGACGGCAACGCCGTGGACAACGACCGGCGGATCACCGTTCAGGCCGGGGAGCGGCGGGCGATCGATTTCGGAGCAGCCGTGCCGGCCGTCGCGGTCCCGGCCATCGCCAACCCGTGA
- a CDS encoding bifunctional SulP family inorganic anion transporter/carbonic anhydrase: MPRTALFSPPLFRDLAAGTVVFLVALPLCLGVALASNAPLVSGLLSGVIGGAVVGLLSGSHTSVSGPSPGLTAVIVAQIAVLGSFEAFLLAVVLAGMIQIAFGLARAGFLAGFFPSAVVKGLLAAVGIILVLKQIPHVLGHDADPEGDMAFEQSDRENTFSGLVATVGDLDLGAALIGLVSVAVLVAWDRTRRLRESPVPAPLVVVLLGLGMSLVFRELGGAWTIEASHRVQMPVPDGVGGFWDLLRVPDFSLWAAPAVYTAAFTLAAVASLETLMNLGAVDKIDPQQRTSPPNRELIAQGVGNVVVGLIGGLPVSSVIVRSSANIGAGAQTKRATVVHGALLLASVAVLAPWLNLVPLSCLAAVLLVTGVKLARPALVRRMWDEGRPQFLPFAATVAAIVLTDLLVGVLVGMAVSVGFILRSNVRRPLRRSIEKHLGGNVVRIELAEQVSFLNRAALARALDEVPRGDHVLLDARNTDYIDPDVLTLIRDFNDQTGPARGIEVSLLGFRRRYQLRDQTQYQEHATRELQSALDPAQVLEVLRDGHKRFLTGRRLTRNLGRQVRATAGGQHPLAVVVSCIDSRTPAELIFDLGVGDIFGVRIAGNIASREVIGSVEYGCAVAGAKLILVMGHTRCGAVTAAVNFTCSSAPTGCTHLGHLIHALRDSIGPLPCADFDSLPSAAKDVLIDGAARRNALQSVAALRNQSPTLDGLVREGRIVIVGAMYDVVTGEIEFLSPDAGAADLTIDGAPTCGRRSLTF; encoded by the coding sequence ATGCCTCGGACCGCATTATTCTCCCCGCCCCTGTTCCGCGACCTGGCGGCCGGAACGGTCGTGTTCCTCGTGGCGCTGCCACTGTGTCTCGGGGTGGCGCTGGCGTCCAACGCCCCGCTCGTCTCGGGCCTCCTGTCCGGCGTCATCGGCGGTGCCGTCGTGGGGCTCCTCAGCGGGTCGCACACCAGCGTCAGCGGCCCCTCCCCCGGACTCACCGCCGTCATCGTCGCCCAGATCGCCGTCCTCGGTTCGTTTGAAGCGTTCCTCCTGGCGGTCGTCCTCGCCGGCATGATTCAGATCGCGTTCGGGCTCGCCCGCGCCGGGTTCCTCGCCGGGTTCTTTCCGTCCGCCGTGGTCAAGGGGCTGCTGGCCGCCGTGGGCATCATCCTCGTCCTCAAGCAGATCCCTCACGTCCTGGGGCACGACGCCGACCCGGAGGGCGATATGGCGTTCGAGCAGTCCGACCGCGAGAACACGTTCTCCGGGTTGGTCGCCACGGTCGGCGACCTCGACCTCGGCGCGGCCCTGATCGGCCTCGTCTCGGTCGCGGTACTGGTGGCCTGGGACCGCACGCGGCGGTTGAGAGAGTCGCCCGTCCCGGCGCCTCTAGTGGTCGTGCTGCTCGGGCTCGGCATGTCGCTGGTGTTTCGCGAGCTGGGGGGCGCCTGGACGATCGAGGCGAGCCACCGCGTGCAAATGCCGGTGCCGGACGGTGTGGGCGGGTTCTGGGACCTCCTCCGCGTGCCCGACTTCTCCCTGTGGGCCGCCCCGGCGGTGTACACGGCGGCGTTCACCCTCGCGGCGGTCGCCTCCCTCGAAACGCTCATGAACCTCGGAGCGGTGGACAAGATCGATCCGCAACAACGAACCTCGCCCCCGAACCGGGAGCTGATCGCGCAGGGGGTCGGTAACGTGGTGGTCGGGTTGATCGGCGGGCTGCCGGTCTCCTCCGTTATCGTCCGCAGTTCGGCCAACATCGGCGCCGGCGCGCAGACCAAGCGGGCGACCGTCGTCCACGGCGCCCTGCTGCTCGCCAGTGTGGCCGTCCTGGCACCGTGGCTCAATCTCGTCCCGCTTTCGTGCCTGGCAGCGGTTCTGTTGGTGACCGGGGTGAAACTGGCCCGTCCGGCGCTCGTCCGGCGGATGTGGGACGAGGGCCGCCCCCAGTTCCTACCGTTCGCCGCCACCGTGGCCGCCATCGTGCTGACCGATCTCCTGGTCGGGGTCCTGGTCGGAATGGCGGTCAGTGTCGGCTTCATCCTGCGGAGCAACGTGCGGCGCCCGCTCCGGAGGAGCATCGAGAAGCACCTCGGCGGGAACGTGGTCCGCATCGAACTGGCCGAACAGGTGAGCTTCCTCAACCGAGCGGCACTCGCACGGGCTCTCGACGAGGTGCCCCGCGGCGATCACGTCCTTCTGGACGCCCGGAACACCGACTACATCGACCCGGACGTCCTCACGCTGATCCGGGACTTCAACGACCAAACCGGGCCGGCCCGCGGCATCGAGGTGAGCCTGCTCGGGTTCCGCCGCCGGTATCAGCTCCGGGACCAGACCCAGTACCAGGAGCACGCCACCCGCGAACTCCAGAGTGCGCTCGACCCGGCGCAGGTGCTCGAGGTTCTCAGGGACGGGCACAAGCGGTTCCTCACCGGTCGGCGGCTCACCCGCAACCTCGGGCGACAGGTGCGGGCCACCGCAGGCGGCCAGCACCCGCTCGCCGTGGTCGTCAGTTGCATCGACTCCCGCACCCCCGCGGAGCTGATCTTCGACCTGGGGGTGGGCGACATCTTCGGCGTCCGCATCGCCGGGAACATTGCGAGCCGGGAGGTGATCGGCAGTGTGGAATACGGCTGCGCGGTCGCCGGGGCGAAGCTGATCCTGGTCATGGGTCACACGCGGTGCGGGGCCGTCACCGCGGCCGTGAACTTCACGTGCTCGTCCGCTCCCACCGGCTGCACCCACCTCGGCCACCTCATTCACGCCCTCCGCGATTCGATCGGCCCGCTCCCGTGTGCGGACTTCGATAGCTTGCCATCGGCCGCGAAGGACGTGCTGATCGACGGCGCGGCGCGGCGGAACGCGTTACAGTCGGTCGCGGCACTCCGCAACCAGAGCCCGACACTTGACGGCCTCGTTCGTGAAGGGCGGATCGTGATCGTCGGTGCGATGTACGACGTGGTTACGGGCGAAATCGAGTTCCTGTCCCCGGACGCGGGTGCTGCGGATCTCACAATCGATGGCGCGCCCACCTGCGGGCGGCGCAGTTTAACCTTTTGA